Genomic DNA from Alkalihalobacterium alkalinitrilicum:
AGAGTCTGATATTATTTTAGCTGCGGCTTCTAATGCGATCGTTATTGGGTTTAACGTACGACCAGATGCTAATACGAAGAGAGTTGCTGAATCAGAAAACGTTGATGTTCGTTTACACCGAATCATTTATAATGTCATTGAAGAAATTGAAAGTGCGATGAAAGGAATGCTTGACCCTGAGTATGAAGAAAAAGTCATTGGGCAAGTGGAAATTCGTCAAACGTTTAAAGTGTCAAAAATTGGTATGATTGCTGGTTCGTATGTAACAGATGGTAAAGTTACACGCGATTCTACTGTACGATTAATTCGTGATGGTATTGTCATTTATGAAGGAGCAATTAATGCACTGAAACGTTTCAAAGATGATGTTAAAGAAGTATCAGCTGGTTACGAATGTGGTATTACATTAGAGAACTTCAATGATGTTAAAGAAGGAGATATTATTGAAGCGTATATCATGGAGGAAATTAAACGTAAATGATGATAGGTGCTGTTTACTGTGAGCTATTAATTTATGATGCCCAGTCCTTAAAAGATAAACGATCTGTATTGAAAAGTTTAATCACGAGGTTAAAGCAACGGTTTAATGTATCGGTAGCAGAAATAGGACATCAAAATGTATGGCAACGATCCGAAATTGCAGTAGTTACAGTTTCTTCCGATCGAATAGTAGCAGAACAGGAATTAGAACGTGCTTTATCATTTATTGATCGTATGACTGAATTGGAACGAACAGTTACAAACTATGAATGGCTGTAGGGCTATTAGTGAGGTGACTTTTAATGAGCAATGTAAGAGCAAACCGTGTTGGGGAACAAATGAAAAAAGAATTAAGTGAAATTATCATACGTGAAATTAAAGATCCAAGAGTACGTTTTGTTACAGTAACAGGTGTTGATGTAACAGGGGATCTTCAACAAGCGAAAGTTTATATTACAGTCCTCGGTGACGAAAAAGAGAAGGAAGACACAATTCAAGGTCTTTCGAAAGCGACTGGCTTTATTCGAACGGAAATTGGAAAACGAATTCGTCTTCGAAAAACTCCAGAAATTGAATTTGAATTTGATGAGTCAATTGAGTACGGAAACAGAATTGAAACACTATTGACTGAAATAAATAAACAAAAGAATGATTAACAAGGTAGGCTGACTCATAAGTGTCTTGACACCATATTTGATTGGTTACAAAGGAGTTTTGAACTTTTGTATATCGCTGTGGTGAATGACTCTTTACTATTTGAGTCAGTCTCTTTATTTTAGAGTTATTATGTTACTTATTTCACTTTTTAGATGAGGTGATTGACTTGGAGTATAATGGAATACTTCCTTTGTTAAAGCCGAAAGGGATGACATCACATGATTGTGTTTTTCGGTTACGAAAGCTTTTAAAAACAAAGAAAATCGGCCATACAGGTACTCTTGATCCTGATGTTACTGGGGTTCTTCCTATTTGTATTGGTAAGGCGACAAAAGTTGCGGAGTATATGACCGATTACCCGAAAGAATATATTGGAGAAGTGACCCTTGGTTGGACAACTACAACAGAAGACCGTAGTGGAGAAATATTGGAACAAAAACCTGTTGAAATCATTCCGACCCTTGATCAAATTAATGAAGTGTTAAACACTTTTATTGGAGAGATAGAGCAAGTTCCTCCAATGTATTCGGCTGTAAAAGTAAATGGAAAAAAGTTATATGAATATGCGAGAGAAGGAAAAGAAGTAGAGCGCCCTGTTAGACGAATAAAAATATATGAATTACAATTAGTAGGTAATGAAATCAAGTCTTATGATAATGCAGTGTCATTTTCGTTTCGCGTAAAATGTAGTAAAGGGACCTATGTTCGGACCCTCGCAGTTGATATCGGAAAAAAGTTAGGGTATCCAGCTCATATGTCGTACCTAGAGAGAATTGCTTCAGGTCCGTTTAAGCTTTCTGATTGTTATACGTTCGAACAAATTGAAACGTTAATTTCCAATAATGAGGTACAAAACTCTTTATTATCCCTAGAAAAGGCGATTGAACATTTTCCTTCGGTTCTTGTAAATTCGTCGATTGAAGCAAAAATAAGGAATGGTTCTGTATTGCCTTTATTGAAATCAATAGCTGAAAAACGATTTACTGTATATAATGAAGATGGTGAATGTTTAGCAATCTACCAACAACACCCAACAAAAGAGGGCTTAATGAAGCCAGAGAAAATGTTGTGTTCGAGTTAAAAAGGAGAACGCAACGTAAAAGAAGGTGAAATACAATGGACGTTATTTCTTTATCTTATCCACTCCAGTTAAAAAATGAAAAGCCTACTGTAATGGCCCTCGGTTATTTCGATGGTGTACATATTGGACATCAAAAAGTCATTCAAACCGCTAAAAATACAGCGTTCGAAAAAGGGTTGTTAACTTCGGTCATGACTTTCAATCCTCATCCAAAGGAAGTTTTACGAAAGCCATCTGAAACGATGATGTACATTACACCATTAGAAAAAAAAATTGAGGTTATCGAGAAACTAGGTGTTGATCAATTATTTGTTGTTCATTTTGATGAAGGATTTTCAAAACTAACTCCTCAACAATTTGTTGATGATTTTTTAATAGATATGAATGTCAAGCATGTTGTCGCTGGGTTTGACTACAGTTATGGACATCTTGGAAAAGGGAATATGGAAACCTTACCATTTCATGCAAGGGGAGTTTTTGAGCAAACTACCGTA
This window encodes:
- a CDS encoding DUF503 domain-containing protein, with product MIGAVYCELLIYDAQSLKDKRSVLKSLITRLKQRFNVSVAEIGHQNVWQRSEIAVVTVSSDRIVAEQELERALSFIDRMTELERTVTNYEWL
- the rbfA gene encoding 30S ribosome-binding factor RbfA, encoding MSNVRANRVGEQMKKELSEIIIREIKDPRVRFVTVTGVDVTGDLQQAKVYITVLGDEKEKEDTIQGLSKATGFIRTEIGKRIRLRKTPEIEFEFDESIEYGNRIETLLTEINKQKND
- the truB gene encoding tRNA pseudouridine(55) synthase TruB, which encodes MEYNGILPLLKPKGMTSHDCVFRLRKLLKTKKIGHTGTLDPDVTGVLPICIGKATKVAEYMTDYPKEYIGEVTLGWTTTTEDRSGEILEQKPVEIIPTLDQINEVLNTFIGEIEQVPPMYSAVKVNGKKLYEYAREGKEVERPVRRIKIYELQLVGNEIKSYDNAVSFSFRVKCSKGTYVRTLAVDIGKKLGYPAHMSYLERIASGPFKLSDCYTFEQIETLISNNEVQNSLLSLEKAIEHFPSVLVNSSIEAKIRNGSVLPLLKSIAEKRFTVYNEDGECLAIYQQHPTKEGLMKPEKMLCSS